The bacterium region AACAGGAGCAACAATTTCATCAAAAGCAGTAACAGAAGGTGTGAGAAAATTACTTGAAACAATTGAGGTAGAAAAAAATGAAAATTGATTTTAAGAACTTTGTAAATGCTTTATGGAAAGAAAATGCGATTTTTTATCTTATGTTGGGTTTATGTCCTTTTCTCGCTGTTTCAAGTTCTGTTAGGGATTCTATTGGGATGGGAATTGCTGTAATTTTTGTTTTAGCAGGTTCTAATGTAACCATTTCTTTAATAAGAAAATTTGTTCCCTCTCATGTGAGAATCCCTGCATTTATTGTTGTAATTGCAACCTTTGTTACAATTGTTGATTATTCACTCGCTGCTTTATCTCCTCAAATCCACAGAAATTTAGGTGTTTATCTTCCACTGGTGGTTGTTAATTGTATTATTCTTGGTAGAGCAGAGGCATATGCATCAAAAAATAATGTA contains the following coding sequences:
- a CDS encoding electron transport complex subunit E, with amino-acid sequence MKIDFKNFVNALWKENAIFYLMLGLCPFLAVSSSVRDSIGMGIAVIFVLAGSNVTISLIRKFVPSHVRIPAFIVVIATFVTIVDYSLAALSPQIHRNLGVYLPLVVVNCIILGRAEAYASKNNVISSLLDGLGVGIGFALVIFVVSIVRELFGNGTILGHQIFGANFTPFLIMIMPPGAFIVIGFFIALKQGIERRGKKC